From the Limanda limanda chromosome 7, fLimLim1.1, whole genome shotgun sequence genome, the window ATTTGTCCCATTTCTTCTCAGGATCATACGGCTCCCAGCGACTCGCAGGGAAGATGTGCTTGTTCTTCTCATACCAGCTCCTCAGCACCACTTTACCTGCATGAGACTTTGggcaacaaacaaataatactTGGTTAACTTTGAATTCATGATTTGCTTGTGAGATTTGTACACCACTTTTTATATAGGCTATGATGTATTGTTGTTGATTGAAGTTGTAATTTGCTCTCAGTTAAAATTATAAAGATATAATTGATTTTGTAGATTTATTTGAAACGAGAGTTTTTCCATTTTCAATTCAAAGATATATATCTAAAACCTGGGCAGGGCAAGTTTTTTCTGATTTCATTCAGAATCAGAAAAGAccaaaatattataataagCATCTATTGTTCATTTCAGGTTCTTTTAGCTTTGATTGATATTTGTTCACATAAAAAGAAGTGCAAAATCTGTTGGTTTTTCTCATGTTCCTGCAGTCAAAGAAAAGCCTCACCTCATCTTTCTCGACAGTGGCATCGTTCACAAGTCGGATATCATCGTGGACGTCAAAGCTGAAAAGAGGACCTGTGGAAAATGGGAAAAGGCAGGAAACCCAAATTCACATCATTCCCTGATCTGCACAGTGACTTAGAACTTCAGAATGTAACATCAAGAAACAAACCAAGAGGCGAAATGTTGATTGTTCACTGACCTGATTTTCCTCTGGCCTTTGTCACGATGAAGTCGTAAAAACTGTGGTGCTGAAAAGTAAAGTgcataatttaaattaataaaagtaaCCATGACTCTCACCAGGTATAGGAAAAATTAGTAGAGCAAACAGAAatcaaggacacacacacagactttttaaaacacatttttaagatggtgttttttttttaattttcatttatttccgaCATTAGCTTCATTTAGAAGACTGATATCTATTAATGCACTACATCAGCTACAGCGATTACCGCCATTAGTCTTTTAAAGGAATGTTAATTATCCCACTGCAACCTGAGTGTGTCTCTATTAACAAGTCCATGACTCTCTGATAGTGAACAGAAGCAACATCAAAGGTGCACGATGTAAAGAGAAGAAATTAACCAGATCAACCCACAGTGAAGCAGCACATCAGCTGCGGTTTTCATGATTTATATAGTGAGACATTAATCCACAAAACAAAAGAGCTGGCTTCATCAACTTAAATATCTTCAACGTAATGGATGCCAACACAAACAGGGCTGACAGATGTGTGCAGGTGTGAGATGAAAGGGCCGGCAGTATTAGTAGCCTGACCTGTTATTACACACAGATATGTAAATGATCTTCTAATCTGATGATGGGTTTGGGAAGCTGTGACTGCATTTCTCATtattttctgttaaaaaaaacaactttagaTTCATTTCAATTAATCAGTGTTCCAGACAAAAATATTTAGATATCTAGCAGCTACGGAGGTAATTAAGTATGCACACGAAAGTGACAGGTACTAAATAGAGAAGGATAAGTTGTTGTGTGAGAGGAAGAACAGCATGCAttacacaactgcagctgaaactatgaggcCTGACTGTCCGCATGCATGGTAACAACGTTATTGACCATTTCATGAGCGATCATGCAGCAAATGGTGCTGCACAAACCAAGTGATAATATTGTTATCAAGATATGAAACTGGGGCAGGGCAAATTCAGATATGGCGGGCCACCACAGTCTAGGTAAGTTATGTGAAACACTGAATTTCATTTAATACTTTTAAATGCAGAGCTTAATATTGGTATTAGTACTTTTACCTAAGTAAAGAACTTCACTTAATTTGTGAtagacaaataataataatatcaataatcgTTGTGAAATACCATGAATTGGGATGACATGAAACTGAGATAAATTCTAAGACTGTTAATATGTATTGAAAAGAACAcaataatttgtgttatttatcagCTGTAGGTCTTTGGCTGCTATTAAATAAGAGTCACACTAAGGTCAGGGGAAGAAACATGATTGTATCTGCTTCTGtgtttaacaaataaaaacctgttaaaAGTGTTACATGCTGATAACTTTTTCTTGCCACTTCTGTGACATCAAAGCAAACAGTACTTACATGTGGGATTATAAGATCCTCTTTGATGTACATCAGCTGCTCTACTCCAGCAGACCTGCACAGAAAAGAGGAGTTAGTCCAGTCtagtgttgtcacgataccaaaattatgacttcgatactatacctgccaaaatatcacgatactcgatactttcgatacgataccacaaatacgatacgataccacaaatacgatatgatactggtatatttatctatgatagtaattaataaaacaatctgtagggttcccttttttaccagcttgttcctgcccagctttttgaacaacaaatggtattcatattagtattagcctacagAAAGATATTAATGACaactacatggtgacatcatagcattgattatatACGGCTATGCAGGCCTATTGTCCGTATCTGACCATATGACTACAAAGTTATTTCCACAAGAGTtacataattttacagatgtgtgtctgaggtgaaaaaaaagtaaaaacatgccacctgagcgagtgagtgggggcggggccccggggcctgtgtgtgtgtgtgtgtgtgtgtgtgtgtgtgtgtgtgtgtgcgcgctgccTGGGCGCGGGAGCGcgcgcaaacgcacacacacacacgctcctgtttttttcatgctggtctgatacgatgctgatttgacaagtgaacgtgacgttcccgttcaacatatgaacactgcacagggGCCGAAGAGCCGCGCACTGAGACCCCCTCCGGCTCCGGAGAAAGAACGACTTgttttactgctccgccgtgaaagagatgcggacgtcaaagcAATAGTTCTCgcatcccgccccccccccccccctccggttCCGCCCGGTcacgccacacagtttgagagagaatcaTTTTCAACAAGTCGAGGCCGGTCTGCTCGTCCGTGTCTTCCTGAGATCACtcgctgtgcatgtgtgagagctgggtagccccgcccctcgcagtcaatgcatgcaggcagcgggacagggagcggagcagagagtgcgctctgactgctgctattttaataaagtaccggtactaaaaatatgctaaaccgtatcgtttttaacgtacgggtaccgcggtacctttctagtaccggtacCCGTGCAACACTAGTCAAGTCAAGATAATGTTTGACATTATGTCAAAATCCACTTCCTTCCAGAGGGAAAGCTGACAAATTTTTCCAGTTTCGAGCCTCTGTTTAAAGGGTTATAAATGTTCAGACTATTGCAACTCCAAGTGGTAAAATAAGAAATGACACTGTGAAGGAGAGTGATGCATGTAGTCAATTGATTTTGTCAATTCTCGATTGGTCGGTTTGGTCATGGATTTCCTGCTCTGTCTAATAGCACGAGGGAGATATCACAGAAATACCTATAGTTATAATGGATCAACAAGTGAACTTTTAAGGATAGTGATGATGTATGTTGACTTGACACTTCTTTCCTTTACACCTTCTCACCTGAGCTCACTGAAGTCTTTCCTGAGGACTTCCAGCGCCCTCTGCAGAAAGTTCTGGATGGTATTACCCTTCTTCATCTGCAGGAGAAAGACACATAAGGACGATGGGAATGTGAACCGTTATGTGGACATAAATTCCCCCTGTCACCGATACCTTACACAAACTGCACGGCCGTACAGCGAACTGACACATTCCCACATACTATTGTTGAACCTCCTCATTCTTTACCTTGACTGTCTTACGATGTCCAGAACCATCCCAGTAGCTGAATGTGATCTCAATCTCCTCACCTGATgacaagcacacacaacacacacaccacacagttAGACAGAGTGGAAATGAAACGCTATGAATATTTCACATCACTTTTAGCGACCAACATGATCACAGTTATCAGTATTATGTTTTAATAATGTCAAAATGTGCTGAAAATGTTCATGAAGCACTGTaatcatttcattattattattataactggCTCAAGGAAGAGGGACAGTATCTCACCTGTTCTTGCATCTTGGCACAGGATCGATTTTAAGGttatttaactgtttttaaagcatTACATGGCTTGGCGCCCCGGTAGATGACGATATGACTTGCgattaataaacataaacaatcCCTGGCTACGGACGCAGAGACAACAGACAGCTCCACAGCCGGGAGAAGGCGCACAGCCTGGCTGCACCGCCACCAAGTCCGGGGCAGACAccagggagccatgcacagctcccCCCACGTGTCTTTCATACATGCTTGGACAGTGAACGTTTATAATTTAACAGCTTTTAGCGGCTCTGTCAGTAgtttactgctcctctctgtgtctttatcATTCGCAAAACCGTGCGTTGCGCCAACTACATCAAGCCAAACCTACCCCAAATACTAGGTTTACAAATTCTGTTGTTGTAACCCGGATTGAATTTACACATGTGTCcaatcacagtgtgtgttgtgcgtgtgggagagatagagaggaaaAGAATGGGCGGACGGCTGATGAATGCACATCTCTGAAGAAAGATTTCACATATTAAGAAAAGTATTGATCAATATGTGATGATCATTGATGATATTGTGGCGTCATTTCAAACATCTCCATGTGATTGGCCAAATATATTGACACCAAAGCCATTAATGTTGTATTCCAAGCATGAAACTGTCGTTATGAAGCTCACTGCGACCCTAAGCATCAGACACACTCACCGTCAAGCgaatccagcgttacagaagtgaaattaaatgaaaggaaaataaaagtgacAAATTCCCCAAAGCTGAGACATTTGTCAAATATGGGACACTGTTGCCTGAATGTTTGCATTGAAGTGACAGTGGACGGAtacagtgactgtgtgtgtgtgtgtgtgtgtgtgtgtgtgtgtgtgtgtgtgtgtgttcagacacTCACTTTTAATCTTCTCCTGTTTGAGCTCCCACTCCTGCCTGAGCTCCTCTCTGAGacgattctcctcctcctgaacaaAAGAGGCAAACAAAACCAGTTCAGTGAAATTATCAGAGCTTTATTGGTTATTTTATTTTCGttagtttttccttttgtgtgATGGGTCTGGTATTTCCAGTTTTCGGTTTTGTTCTTAGTTTTTTCACTTCGGGTCGGATGGGAGATTTCTGGGCCTCATAAACTACAGTGCACCTTCCCACAGCCAAGCCGAGTGTATGGAGACAAATTAGGACCAGGGTGTTTGCAGACTATAAGTTATCACTTCCATGTCGGCCATGTTTATAGTTTTATTACAACATGCTAATATCTGTGTCTGAACTTCAAACTATGCATATTgcggtttattattattattcatttaaaatttctgttaaatgtttctctttctcttacaAACTTATTTTCAAGCTCTAAAGTAGCATTAAATGAACAATAACATAATTAAGACCTACTTCAATGGATTGAAGGCCTTGTATCTAATATTTAAGCATATTAAGGgctaaagacattttaataactTGTAGAAACCCTGTTTAGTGGATCTGTCACATTGTGTCCGCAGGTTAGTGCTCCTGCAGGGTCCGAGCCACCGTGTGAGACACTTCAGACATCACATTACCAGAATTGCAACAATCTTATGTCATAACACATTAAGGAAATGAAGATCAAAAAGCATTTTGCCTCTAAGAAACTAGAATTACTGCTCTACggttgtatgcctccgccaACCAATCCAACTTCCGAGGAATTAATTCTACATACTTTTTGCCAGATGTATATAAAGTCACTGTGAACTCTAACCACTGAAATGTGATCACTTTATCTGAAAATCGGAGTCAAGTGACAACTGATCTAAAGCTGAAGAAATTCCTTCATATTCAAGAGGTCAAAAAATccctgtgaccttgacctttgactagaaaaatcaaatcagtttattGTTGAGTCCTAGTTGATATTTGTACCAAGTTTGCGGAGGTTTAGGGTAAAAGTCTCAAACAAGTGTCACACATATTGACTCACCTCTCTGTCTCGATCAGGAAGGAAACTTGTGTCCACGTCTGGATTTTTCCCCAGCTTCTTCTTAGCTGGAACATCTGAGAAAAAAATCACCTAACTATGAGATAAACTCccaaattcatattttatatcataCTTTATAATGTTGAATTTACAACTTAACTGTTGGACCAAAGCAGTCATCTACAAAACACAGGGAAGATTCTCAGTTCTGTGCTTCCAAACATCAGTACTCACAATCCTGCTcgtcttcctcatcttcttcttcgtcttcttcttcttcttcttcatcatctccagGGTTAAAAGATAAACTGGCtattttcctcttctgttcttcttttctttttttctctttttgcttcTCTAGTTTGCTGCAAAGGagcaaaagcaaaaataatgaaaaaccaCTCATAAATTTGAGTTAAGCTAACTGTCCCAGCATCCTTTGCAGGGTCAGTGGTGAGAAACACAGCATCTCTACCAGGTTTTACTGCCAGTAGCCCATCAAGAAGCCAAACTTAACGTCAGTCACAATGTGCATCACTCCTTGGCAGGCATTAGGACCCATAGCATGAGTCTGGCCTGAAGAAGTGGCAGCAATAACATTGCATCAGCAGGCCACTGTTTGGGGGTGGGGGATGTGCAATGCAACTTTTAATGTAcacatattttaacattttaaaatcaactaGCGCAACAGTGATGGCACAGCTGGCAGGTTGGGGGGAGCGTTTTACTCTTCTGGGCTTCTGGTATAAGACTACCAATGCCCTGCG encodes:
- the fam50a gene encoding protein FAM50A, translated to MAQYKGAASEGGRAMQLMKKREKEREQLEQLKQKIAEDNMVKSNIDKKFSAHYDAVEAELKSSTVGLVTLNDMKAKQEALVKEREKQLAKKEQSKELQLKLEKQKEKKRKEEQKRKIASLSFNPGDDEEEEEEDEEEDEEDEQDYVPAKKKLGKNPDVDTSFLPDRDREEEENRLREELRQEWELKQEKIKSEEIEITFSYWDGSGHRKTVKMKKGNTIQNFLQRALEVLRKDFSELRSAGVEQLMYIKEDLIIPHHHSFYDFIVTKARGKSGPLFSFDVHDDIRLVNDATVEKDESHAGKVVLRSWYEKNKHIFPASRWEPYDPEKKWDKYTIR